In Synechococcales cyanobacterium CNB, the following proteins share a genomic window:
- a CDS encoding efflux RND transporter periplasmic adaptor subunit: MPRPSPFPWRAVSIVVRVVVGAGVLFIGIGVFAALVATKERPQRSDHGETAPLVLTTLAHRTMVPDVWQGYGTVRAMEAVEVAAEVSARVVERPVRVEPGMPIRRGDLLVRLDPRDYANRAQSASQMVAATKADLERLDVDEAAWREQLALADEQVAIEERELERTLAAAERGAAVESQIERRRAEIARMRREASQYRQQLEAVPARRAAMVAQLVNQEASSRIALDDLARTTVHSPVDGVLQRVDPRPGELLGVGAPVARIVDLRRVEAPLRLPVSAAASVAVGDRAELIADSPAAMRWDGRVARIAPEADARTRTITVFVEVEQRIDYGADDPLAGAGALLLPGQFVIGRVYSGRAEPRVLVPRRALDSDRVMVVVREGEGWRLRSRAVAPPRFIEAEFPALDPDETQWAVIPSGLEDGERVVLAGRDELADGMAVRVDDARAARPANGATPRAGP, from the coding sequence ATGCCCCGCCCGTCTCCGTTCCCCTGGCGTGCCGTCTCGATCGTCGTGCGCGTGGTGGTCGGCGCGGGCGTGCTGTTCATCGGCATCGGCGTGTTCGCGGCGCTGGTGGCCACGAAGGAGAGGCCGCAGCGCTCCGACCACGGCGAGACCGCGCCGCTGGTGCTGACGACGCTCGCGCACCGGACGATGGTTCCCGACGTGTGGCAGGGCTACGGCACGGTACGAGCCATGGAAGCCGTCGAGGTGGCGGCGGAAGTATCCGCACGCGTCGTCGAGCGGCCCGTTCGCGTCGAGCCGGGCATGCCCATCCGGCGGGGCGACCTGCTCGTACGGCTCGACCCGCGCGACTACGCGAACCGTGCCCAGTCCGCGAGCCAGATGGTTGCAGCAACAAAGGCGGACCTGGAACGGCTGGACGTGGACGAGGCGGCGTGGCGCGAGCAGCTGGCGCTCGCGGACGAGCAGGTGGCGATCGAGGAGCGTGAACTGGAGAGAACGCTCGCCGCCGCGGAGCGCGGGGCGGCGGTGGAATCACAGATCGAGAGGCGGCGTGCGGAGATCGCCCGGATGCGGCGCGAGGCGTCGCAGTACCGCCAGCAGTTGGAGGCGGTTCCTGCGCGACGGGCCGCAATGGTCGCGCAGCTCGTGAACCAGGAGGCCTCGTCCAGGATTGCGCTCGACGACCTTGCGCGCACGACGGTCCATTCGCCGGTTGACGGCGTGTTGCAGCGGGTGGACCCGAGGCCCGGCGAACTGCTCGGCGTTGGCGCGCCGGTGGCGCGTATCGTCGATCTGCGCCGCGTCGAGGCGCCGCTGCGGCTTCCCGTCTCGGCGGCGGCGTCCGTCGCGGTCGGCGATCGGGCGGAACTGATCGCGGACTCGCCCGCGGCGATGCGGTGGGACGGTCGTGTCGCGCGCATCGCGCCGGAGGCGGACGCCCGCACGCGGACCATCACGGTGTTCGTGGAGGTCGAGCAGCGGATCGACTACGGCGCGGACGACCCGCTGGCTGGCGCGGGGGCGCTGCTGCTGCCAGGCCAGTTCGTGATCGGCCGGGTCTATTCGGGCCGCGCCGAGCCGCGGGTGCTGGTGCCGCGCCGAGCGCTCGACAGCGACCGGGTGATGGTGGTGGTGCGCGAAGGCGAAGGCTGGCGGCTGCGCTCTCGGGCGGTTGCGCCCCCCCGCTTCATCGAGGCCGAGTTCCCCGCGCTCGACCCGGACGAGACGCAGTGGGCGGTGATCCCGTCGGGCCTGGAGGACGGCGAGCGGGTCGTGCTCGCCGGTCGCGACGAACTGGCCGACGGCATGGCGGTCCGCGTGGATGACGCTCGGGCCGCGAGGCCTGCGAACGGCGCGACACCGAGGGCAGGCCCGTGA
- a CDS encoding efflux RND transporter permease subunit, which translates to MSLAAFGVRRPVVANLTMFAVLGAGLIFGLRLTREFFPEVRPTQVMIAAPYPGAAPDEVERSLAIKIEDRIRDLDDVKEINTTVTESAAVLRVEFREGKDIEAAVAEVKREIDALQDLPERSERITVTKLEPKLPAVILSLYGDTDERAMKDAARRIREDLRLLRGMGDVEIGATRGDELTVEVSPAAMLEHGLSLPEVARRVGAAMREQPAGTVRGPTQSVSVRTVGAKERADSVREVVVRADEGGRVLRLGEIADVREGFVDTDTSARLNGKPAVSLTVFPVQGVDVVTVAELVKAYAAGLRNEPLAMTTGERIRSVMRRPGDTSPPSERIRAYELGLVAPPPPCDVRITTDLARFVVGRLDLLTRNAIWGGMLVFLTLVLLLNWRVSFWVAVGLIVAMSGTLAVMHLLGVSLNLLTMFGLIVVIGILVDDAIVVAENITARHESGEGAIDAAINGTGQVGWPVVATVLTTVFAFLPLALIEGNIGDFLKWLPMVVTCALVASLLESLFILPAHMAHSLKKADRLRAEGHVGRLRRVENAFDHARDTLFSKFLVPGYLRVLRVALRRRYITLCIAVATLAVSIGLVAGGRLEFIFFETEDAETINVQLRMPIGTPAAETDRILRRIERAVLNQPEVRDAFTVVGAMGDINGEGGDAVQSHLGQLIIELHPVERRDRTSDDVVNAVRAEVGEMPGVRSLRFDAIGAGPGGPALTFTVAGASQSAIDAAVRQVKETLRAIDGVFDVTDDADAGQPEIRLTLRDGASELGFTEAFLGEQVRAAVFGLEAYTFPGDREDVDVRVMMPVEFRRSPAALERMFVIAPGGEPVPLGEVAHVTMTRSYATVRRLDGRRAVTVNAEVDRKAGVNPERVTMAVRPDLRRIEAEVPGVRILERGRQKEVQESFSTLPIGMAVAAGLIYVCLAWLFASYSQPLIVMTAIPFAVIGMIWGHVILGFSMTFLSLIGFVALSGVVVNDSLIFMDFFNQKRAELPSTWHAVLEAGRARLRPILLTTITTVLGLSPLMLEQSFQARFLIPMAITISFGLMSATLLILVVLPCLLLILEDAARWRRILWTGAYEPPPTPPEPNGTPGLAENGEG; encoded by the coding sequence GTGAGCCTCGCTGCATTCGGCGTGCGCCGTCCCGTCGTCGCGAACCTCACGATGTTCGCCGTGCTGGGCGCGGGACTGATTTTCGGGCTGAGGCTGACGCGCGAGTTCTTCCCCGAGGTGCGGCCGACACAGGTCATGATCGCCGCGCCGTATCCCGGCGCGGCCCCGGACGAGGTCGAGCGATCGCTGGCGATCAAGATCGAGGATCGCATCCGCGATCTCGACGACGTGAAGGAGATCAACACCACCGTGACGGAGAGCGCGGCGGTGCTTCGGGTGGAGTTCCGCGAGGGCAAGGACATCGAGGCGGCGGTCGCGGAGGTGAAGCGCGAGATCGACGCGCTGCAGGACCTGCCGGAGCGGTCGGAGCGGATCACGGTCACGAAACTGGAGCCGAAACTGCCGGCGGTGATCCTGTCGCTGTACGGCGACACGGACGAGCGTGCGATGAAGGACGCCGCGCGGCGCATCCGCGAGGACCTGCGGCTGCTGCGGGGCATGGGCGACGTGGAGATCGGGGCGACACGGGGGGACGAGCTGACGGTCGAGGTCAGCCCGGCGGCGATGCTGGAACACGGGCTGAGCCTGCCGGAGGTCGCGCGCCGGGTCGGTGCGGCGATGCGCGAGCAGCCCGCGGGAACGGTGCGCGGACCGACGCAGAGCGTCTCGGTGAGGACGGTCGGAGCAAAGGAGCGTGCCGACTCGGTGCGCGAGGTCGTGGTGCGGGCCGACGAGGGCGGGCGCGTGCTCCGGCTGGGCGAGATCGCGGACGTGCGCGAGGGGTTCGTGGACACGGACACTTCGGCGCGGCTGAACGGCAAGCCGGCGGTGTCGTTGACGGTGTTCCCGGTCCAGGGCGTGGACGTGGTGACAGTGGCGGAACTGGTGAAGGCCTACGCGGCGGGGCTTCGCAACGAGCCGCTGGCGATGACGACGGGGGAGCGAATCCGGTCGGTCATGCGTCGTCCGGGCGACACCAGCCCGCCATCGGAGCGGATTCGGGCGTACGAGCTCGGTCTGGTCGCGCCCCCGCCGCCGTGCGACGTGCGGATCACGACGGACCTGGCGCGGTTCGTGGTGGGCCGGCTGGACCTGCTGACGCGGAACGCGATCTGGGGCGGGATGCTGGTGTTCCTGACGCTGGTGCTGCTGCTGAACTGGCGGGTGTCGTTCTGGGTAGCGGTGGGGCTGATCGTCGCGATGTCGGGCACGCTGGCGGTGATGCACCTGCTCGGCGTATCGCTGAACCTGCTGACGATGTTCGGGCTGATCGTGGTGATCGGCATCCTGGTGGACGACGCGATCGTGGTGGCGGAGAACATCACGGCCCGCCACGAGAGCGGCGAGGGGGCGATCGACGCGGCGATCAACGGCACGGGGCAGGTCGGATGGCCTGTCGTGGCGACGGTGCTGACGACGGTGTTCGCGTTCCTGCCGCTCGCGCTGATCGAGGGAAACATCGGCGACTTCCTGAAGTGGCTGCCGATGGTGGTGACGTGCGCGCTGGTCGCGTCGCTGCTCGAATCGCTGTTCATCCTGCCGGCGCACATGGCGCACAGCCTGAAGAAGGCGGACCGGCTGCGCGCGGAGGGGCACGTCGGCCGCCTGCGACGCGTCGAGAACGCCTTCGACCACGCCCGCGACACGCTCTTCTCGAAGTTCCTGGTGCCGGGATACCTGCGCGTTCTGCGCGTGGCGCTGCGGCGGCGGTACATCACGCTCTGCATCGCGGTCGCAACGCTCGCCGTGTCGATCGGTCTCGTCGCGGGCGGACGGCTGGAGTTCATCTTCTTCGAGACCGAGGACGCCGAGACAATCAACGTGCAACTGCGGATGCCGATCGGCACGCCGGCGGCCGAGACCGACCGCATCCTGAGGCGGATCGAGCGCGCGGTGCTGAATCAGCCCGAGGTCCGCGATGCATTCACGGTCGTCGGCGCGATGGGGGACATCAACGGTGAGGGGGGGGACGCCGTCCAGAGCCACCTTGGGCAACTCATCATCGAACTGCACCCCGTCGAGCGGCGCGATCGCACCAGCGACGACGTGGTGAACGCCGTCCGCGCTGAGGTCGGCGAGATGCCCGGCGTGCGCTCGCTGCGGTTCGACGCCATCGGCGCGGGGCCGGGGGGGCCTGCCCTGACGTTCACGGTCGCGGGTGCGTCGCAGTCGGCCATCGACGCGGCGGTCCGGCAGGTGAAGGAGACGCTCCGCGCGATTGACGGCGTCTTCGACGTGACGGACGATGCGGACGCGGGACAGCCCGAGATCCGCCTCACGCTCCGCGACGGCGCGAGCGAACTGGGCTTCACCGAGGCGTTCCTGGGCGAGCAGGTGCGCGCCGCGGTCTTCGGGCTGGAGGCGTACACCTTCCCCGGCGACCGCGAGGACGTGGACGTGCGAGTGATGATGCCGGTCGAGTTCCGGCGCAGCCCTGCCGCGCTCGAACGCATGTTCGTCATTGCACCGGGCGGCGAGCCGGTGCCGCTGGGCGAGGTGGCGCACGTCACAATGACACGCTCCTACGCGACGGTGCGCCGGCTCGACGGGCGGCGCGCGGTGACGGTGAACGCCGAGGTGGACCGCAAGGCGGGGGTGAACCCCGAGCGCGTGACCATGGCGGTGCGGCCCGACCTGCGGCGCATCGAGGCCGAGGTGCCCGGCGTGCGCATCCTCGAACGCGGCCGACAGAAGGAAGTTCAGGAGTCGTTCAGCACGCTCCCGATCGGCATGGCGGTGGCGGCGGGGCTGATCTACGTCTGCCTCGCGTGGCTCTTCGCGTCGTACTCGCAGCCGCTGATCGTGATGACGGCGATCCCGTTCGCCGTCATCGGCATGATCTGGGGACACGTGATCCTGGGCTTCAGCATGACGTTTCTGTCGCTGATTGGTTTCGTCGCGCTCTCGGGCGTGGTGGTGAACGACTCGCTGATCTTCATGGACTTCTTCAACCAGAAGCGGGCCGAACTGCCGAGCACCTGGCACGCGGTCCTTGAAGCGGGGAGGGCGCGCCTGCGGCCGATCCTGCTCACGACCATCACGACCGTGCTCGGCCTCAGCCCGCTGATGCTGGAGCAGTCGTTCCAGGCGCGGTTCCTGATCCCGATGGCCATCACGATCTCGTTCGGCCTGATGTCGGCAACGCTGCTCATCCTCGTGGTGCTGCCGTGCCTGCTGCTCATCCTCGAGGACGCGGCGCGCTGGCGGCGCATCCTGTGGACCGGCGCCTACGAGCCGCCGCCGACCCCTCCCGAGCCGAACGGCACGCCCGGACTGGCCGAGAACGGCGAGGGCTGA
- the pheT gene encoding phenylalanine--tRNA ligase subunit beta produces MRGSVGHAGAGPQRGWAILCPMELSIRWLNRYLEPAHAAADEVEHALTNAGFPIESRRATPAGDTVLDVEITSNRGDCLSQVGLAREVAAVTGRRLVMPTWVEPRRGEPADGYLSLENRVPEACPRFTAQVIRGVKIGPSPAWMTDLLESLGQRPINNVVDVTNFLTFELGHPSHVFDLRSLAGGRLIIRWAKEGEKLSTLDGKDRTLRADELVVADAERAQSLAGVIGGAESEVGASTTDVVLEVATWEPAVVRRAARRLGIRTDASHRFERGVAPAELDFAARRAAALIVEVAGGMLCSGMLDEGRPLPPARSIRFRPSRARALIGVDVPDAEQARLLKSIGIEAEGGGDALTCVPPPFRLDLEREVDLVEEVARLHGLDSVPVRDWMPVAVRPPQQRERALREMHAALEGLGFYEAVTFTFVSEDDAAPFMPPGLRMVRVDDERRKAEPVCRPSALPSLLGCRRANRAAQVARPGGVRLYEWSANFAEIDGPGARTVENRNLALLMDVPTAGSKATHEELQAGLRAIRGVVETIAARLGGEGAAVRLAASSPYAAAFRADAFADVLIHGERIGSVGLLADAVLRQHDLDHPIAAGDLNLESLLGLFPPRASIRPLPAFPPIDRDLSLLVPERMPWDRVRSLVEGANLPLLESVEFVGTYRGKQAGAGRKSVTLRLTFRDPARTLRREEVEPQVSGLIDRARAELGAELRA; encoded by the coding sequence ATGCGCGGCAGTGTAGGGCACGCGGGTGCGGGACCACAGAGGGGTTGGGCTATCCTCTGCCCCATGGAGTTGAGCATCCGCTGGCTGAACCGATATCTGGAGCCCGCCCACGCCGCGGCGGATGAGGTCGAGCACGCCCTGACGAACGCGGGCTTCCCGATCGAGTCGCGCCGCGCCACGCCTGCCGGCGACACGGTGCTCGACGTCGAGATCACTTCCAACCGGGGCGACTGCCTGAGTCAGGTCGGGCTGGCGCGCGAAGTCGCGGCGGTCACGGGTCGGCGGCTGGTGATGCCCACGTGGGTCGAGCCGCGACGGGGCGAGCCGGCCGACGGGTATCTCTCGCTCGAGAACCGCGTGCCCGAGGCTTGCCCGCGGTTCACGGCGCAGGTGATCCGAGGCGTGAAGATCGGACCCAGCCCGGCTTGGATGACGGACCTGCTGGAGTCGCTTGGGCAGCGGCCGATCAACAACGTCGTGGACGTGACGAACTTCCTCACGTTCGAACTCGGGCATCCGTCGCACGTCTTCGACCTGCGCTCGCTCGCCGGCGGACGGCTGATCATCCGGTGGGCGAAGGAGGGCGAGAAACTCAGCACGCTCGACGGCAAGGACCGGACGCTGCGGGCGGACGAACTCGTCGTCGCGGATGCCGAGCGGGCGCAGTCGCTGGCGGGCGTGATCGGCGGCGCGGAGAGTGAGGTCGGTGCGAGCACGACGGATGTCGTGCTCGAGGTCGCGACGTGGGAGCCGGCGGTCGTTCGGCGCGCGGCGCGTCGGCTGGGGATTCGGACCGACGCGAGCCACCGGTTCGAGCGCGGGGTCGCGCCGGCGGAGCTGGACTTTGCGGCGCGCCGGGCGGCCGCGCTCATCGTCGAGGTGGCGGGGGGGATGCTGTGCTCGGGGATGCTGGACGAGGGCCGGCCGCTGCCGCCGGCGCGGTCGATCCGGTTCCGGCCGTCGCGTGCCCGTGCGCTGATCGGTGTGGACGTGCCGGACGCGGAGCAGGCGCGGCTGCTGAAGTCGATCGGTATCGAGGCGGAGGGCGGCGGCGACGCGCTGACGTGCGTGCCCCCCCCCTTCCGGCTGGACCTGGAGCGCGAGGTGGACCTCGTGGAGGAGGTCGCGCGTCTGCACGGGTTGGACAGCGTTCCCGTGCGTGACTGGATGCCGGTGGCGGTGCGCCCGCCGCAGCAGCGCGAGCGGGCGTTGCGGGAGATGCACGCCGCGCTTGAGGGGCTGGGGTTCTACGAGGCGGTGACGTTCACGTTCGTGTCGGAGGACGACGCCGCGCCGTTCATGCCGCCGGGGTTGCGGATGGTGAGGGTGGACGACGAGCGTCGCAAGGCGGAGCCGGTTTGCCGTCCGAGCGCGCTGCCGAGCCTGCTGGGCTGTCGGCGCGCGAACCGAGCGGCGCAGGTCGCGCGACCTGGCGGGGTGCGGCTGTACGAGTGGTCGGCAAACTTCGCCGAGATCGACGGGCCGGGCGCGCGGACGGTCGAGAACCGCAATCTCGCGCTGCTGATGGACGTTCCGACCGCGGGATCGAAGGCGACGCACGAGGAGTTGCAGGCGGGGCTGCGCGCCATCCGAGGCGTGGTGGAAACGATCGCAGCGCGGCTCGGGGGCGAGGGCGCGGCAGTCCGGCTGGCGGCGTCGTCGCCCTACGCCGCGGCGTTTCGCGCGGACGCCTTCGCGGACGTGCTCATTCATGGAGAGCGGATCGGCAGCGTCGGCCTGCTCGCGGACGCCGTGCTGCGCCAGCACGATCTCGACCATCCGATCGCGGCCGGTGATCTCAACCTTGAGTCACTGCTCGGCCTGTTCCCGCCTCGCGCGAGCATCAGGCCGCTGCCGGCGTTCCCCCCGATCGACCGAGACCTGTCGCTGCTCGTCCCGGAGCGGATGCCGTGGGACCGGGTGCGATCGCTCGTGGAGGGCGCGAACCTGCCGCTGCTGGAGAGCGTTGAGTTCGTAGGGACATACCGCGGGAAGCAGGCGGGCGCGGGCCGTAAGAGCGTGACGCTGCGGCTGACGTTCCGCGACCCGGCGCGCACGCTGCGGCGGGAGGAGGTTGAGCCGCAGGTGTCAGGGCTGATCGATCGTGCCCGCGCGGAACTCGGCGCGGAACTGCGCGCGTGA
- a CDS encoding SLC13/DASS family transporter, whose product MCATAPSRRNIAETVGWVGLFAGPALAVLMYAVLPGARADESGALGGGLSDTGRAAAAVAVLMAVWWMTEALPLSATALLPIALFPILGVSPIRQAVAPYADPVIFLFMGGFILGLGMERWGLHKRIALITIAVVGTRPVRLIGGFMLASALMSMWVSNTATAAMMLPIGVSVIALVFARLGRDFERGAPPEPGLDGSNFATCLMLGIAYGASIGGIGTLIGTPPNTVLKGFVEREYGQVITFAEWLRIGVPFVAVFLPVAWIVLTRLAFPVRLREIPGGKALIAGELRALGPMKRGEWAVFVVFCCTALAWIFRQPLASALGMVRTGTDGREVHLLTDEGIAIIAALVLFVIPVRPRERVFAMDWPTASRLPWGILLLFGGGLSLASAMDSTGVTRFIGEQFQALRGLPLALMVAAIAGVVIFLTELTSNTAVTTTLMPVLAGAATGLGVDPAYLLVPAALAASCAFMLPVATPPNAIVFGSGHVSLPQMARAGLILNLIGIVLVSVAVLVLERFVVTIQP is encoded by the coding sequence ATGTGCGCAACCGCGCCGAGCCGGCGCAACATCGCGGAGACCGTCGGCTGGGTTGGGCTGTTCGCCGGCCCTGCGCTCGCGGTGCTGATGTACGCCGTTCTGCCTGGAGCCCGGGCGGACGAGTCCGGTGCGCTGGGCGGCGGGCTTTCGGACACGGGGCGTGCCGCGGCGGCAGTGGCCGTGCTGATGGCGGTGTGGTGGATGACGGAGGCGCTGCCGCTGAGCGCGACCGCGCTGCTGCCGATCGCGCTCTTCCCGATCCTCGGCGTATCGCCCATCCGCCAGGCCGTCGCGCCCTATGCCGACCCGGTGATCTTCCTGTTCATGGGCGGGTTCATCCTGGGCCTCGGGATGGAGCGGTGGGGCCTGCACAAGCGCATTGCGCTGATCACGATCGCCGTCGTGGGAACGAGGCCCGTGCGGCTGATCGGCGGGTTCATGCTCGCCAGCGCGCTGATGAGCATGTGGGTGTCGAACACGGCGACAGCCGCGATGATGCTGCCCATCGGCGTGAGCGTCATCGCGCTGGTCTTCGCCCGCCTGGGGCGCGACTTCGAGCGCGGCGCGCCGCCCGAGCCGGGGCTGGACGGCTCGAACTTCGCCACCTGCCTGATGCTCGGGATCGCCTACGGGGCGAGCATCGGGGGGATCGGGACGCTGATCGGCACGCCGCCGAACACGGTGCTCAAGGGCTTCGTGGAGCGCGAGTACGGGCAGGTCATCACGTTCGCGGAGTGGCTGCGGATCGGCGTGCCGTTCGTCGCCGTCTTTCTGCCCGTGGCGTGGATCGTGCTGACGCGGTTGGCGTTCCCTGTTCGGTTGCGCGAGATTCCCGGCGGCAAGGCGCTGATCGCGGGCGAGCTGCGCGCCCTCGGGCCGATGAAGCGGGGCGAATGGGCAGTGTTCGTCGTGTTCTGCTGCACCGCGCTGGCGTGGATCTTCCGCCAACCGCTCGCCTCTGCGCTGGGGATGGTTCGCACGGGCACGGACGGGCGCGAGGTGCACCTGCTGACGGACGAGGGGATCGCCATCATCGCCGCGCTCGTGCTGTTCGTGATCCCGGTCAGGCCGCGAGAGCGAGTCTTCGCGATGGACTGGCCGACGGCGTCGCGGCTGCCGTGGGGGATCCTGCTGCTCTTCGGCGGCGGGCTGAGCCTGGCGTCCGCGATGGACTCGACGGGCGTGACGAGGTTCATCGGCGAGCAGTTCCAGGCGCTGCGGGGGCTGCCGCTGGCGCTGATGGTCGCGGCGATCGCGGGAGTGGTGATCTTCCTGACGGAACTGACGAGCAACACGGCGGTGACGACGACGCTGATGCCGGTGCTCGCGGGGGCGGCGACGGGCCTCGGCGTCGATCCGGCGTACCTGCTGGTGCCGGCCGCGCTGGCGGCGAGTTGCGCGTTCATGCTTCCGGTCGCCACGCCGCCGAACGCGATCGTGTTCGGGTCTGGCCATGTTTCGCTTCCGCAGATGGCGCGGGCCGGGTTGATCCTGAATCTCATCGGGATCGTGCTGGTGTCGGTCGCGGTCCTCGTGCTGGAGCGGTTCGTGGTGACGATCCAGCCTTGA
- a CDS encoding DNA methyltransferase, with translation MIKYLGSKRTLIPSILRAVRGVESAGTVIDLFSGTSRVGHALKAAGYRVLANDHNAYAAVLARCYVQADAEGVLPDAERLVREFNALPGRPGWFTETYCIRSRFFMPKNGERIDAVREAIVRKGLEPELEAVVLTSLMEAADRVDSTTGVQMAYLKRWARRAANDLELRVPVVLPRAAQGKGEAHQLDALDAARRLAADVAYVDPPYNQHAYLGNYHVWESLVRWDKPEVYGVACKRADCRERRSEFNSRPACAAALRRVLEALRADAVVVSLSDEGYVSRAEVESMLRGLWGGEGAVRVIAHDYKRYVGALIGIHNSRGERVGRISHLRNTEYLFVARREAARTRTHTHADATEHDACAVA, from the coding sequence GTGATCAAGTACCTCGGCTCGAAGCGCACGCTCATTCCCTCCATCCTCCGCGCCGTGCGCGGCGTCGAGAGCGCGGGCACCGTCATCGACCTCTTCTCGGGCACCTCCCGCGTCGGTCACGCCCTCAAGGCCGCCGGCTATCGCGTCCTCGCCAACGACCACAACGCCTACGCGGCCGTGCTCGCCCGCTGCTACGTGCAGGCCGATGCCGAGGGCGTCCTCCCGGACGCCGAACGCCTGGTCCGCGAGTTCAATGCCCTGCCCGGCCGCCCCGGCTGGTTCACCGAGACCTACTGCATCCGCTCGCGCTTCTTCATGCCGAAGAACGGCGAGCGCATCGACGCCGTCCGCGAGGCGATCGTCCGCAAGGGTCTGGAGCCGGAGTTGGAGGCCGTCGTGCTCACCTCGCTCATGGAGGCAGCCGACCGAGTCGATTCGACGACGGGCGTGCAGATGGCCTACCTGAAGCGGTGGGCGCGGCGTGCCGCAAACGATCTGGAGCTGCGCGTGCCCGTCGTGCTTCCACGGGCCGCGCAGGGCAAGGGCGAGGCGCACCAACTCGACGCCCTCGACGCGGCCCGCCGACTCGCCGCCGACGTGGCCTACGTTGACCCGCCCTACAACCAGCACGCCTACCTCGGCAACTACCACGTCTGGGAATCGCTCGTGCGCTGGGACAAGCCGGAGGTCTACGGCGTGGCCTGCAAGCGGGCCGACTGCCGCGAGCGTCGCAGCGAGTTCAACTCCCGGCCCGCCTGCGCCGCCGCCCTGCGCCGCGTGCTGGAAGCCCTGCGGGCAGACGCCGTTGTCGTCTCCCTGAGCGACGAGGGTTACGTCTCCCGCGCCGAGGTCGAGTCGATGCTCCGTGGCCTGTGGGGCGGCGAAGGGGCCGTCCGTGTCATCGCCCACGACTACAAGCGCTACGTCGGCGCGCTGATCGGCATCCACAACTCCCGCGGCGAGCGCGTCGGACGGATCAGCCACCTGCGGAACACGGAGTACCTGTTCGTCGCACGGCGCGAGGCGGCACGGACGCGCACGCACACGCACGCGGATGCGACGGAACACGACGCCTGCGCCGTTGCCTGA
- a CDS encoding branched-chain amino acid aminotransferase, which translates to MTQASTDVRTARPAASPADRPFVYVNGEIVPKSRAAVNVFDHGLLYGDGVFEGIRVYKGRIFKCGQHMDRLYACANRIGLRLEKHVPREEMIDIQRRCIEANGLVDGYIRLVVTRGVGTLGLNPYLCPEPGVICIADQISLYKPEMYEKGMRVVVAHRPKTPIPCLDPRIKSLNYLNNILAKCEAIHLSQHLGITKPEDMLLEVIMLNLEGRVTEGSGDNIFIVKDGRVFTPPSEAGILEGITRRFVMRELAPACGLKVEERDFTLAELLAADEVFLTGTAAEMIAVREVLEHEGETRVTATHRISDGEGPITNRLRTRFRQIVTSDNIPED; encoded by the coding sequence ATGACCCAGGCCAGCACGGATGTCCGCACCGCCCGCCCTGCCGCGTCCCCGGCCGACAGGCCGTTCGTGTACGTGAACGGCGAGATCGTGCCCAAGAGCCGGGCGGCGGTGAACGTCTTCGACCACGGGCTGCTCTACGGCGACGGCGTGTTCGAGGGCATCCGCGTCTACAAGGGACGGATCTTCAAGTGCGGGCAGCACATGGACCGGCTGTACGCGTGCGCCAACCGCATCGGACTGCGGCTGGAGAAGCACGTGCCGCGCGAGGAGATGATCGACATCCAGCGGCGTTGCATCGAGGCGAACGGGCTGGTGGACGGGTACATCCGGCTGGTGGTGACGCGCGGGGTGGGGACGCTCGGCCTGAACCCGTACCTGTGCCCCGAGCCGGGGGTGATCTGCATCGCGGACCAGATCTCGCTCTACAAGCCGGAGATGTACGAGAAGGGGATGCGCGTGGTGGTGGCGCACCGGCCCAAGACGCCAATCCCCTGCCTGGACCCGCGGATCAAGAGCCTGAACTACCTGAACAACATCCTGGCCAAGTGCGAGGCGATCCACCTGTCGCAGCACCTCGGGATCACGAAGCCGGAGGACATGCTGCTCGAGGTCATCATGCTGAACCTTGAGGGACGCGTCACGGAAGGCTCGGGCGACAACATCTTCATCGTGAAGGACGGGCGTGTCTTCACGCCGCCGAGCGAGGCGGGCATCCTCGAGGGGATCACGCGGCGGTTCGTGATGCGGGAACTCGCGCCGGCGTGCGGGCTGAAGGTGGAGGAACGGGACTTCACGCTCGCGGAACTCCTGGCCGCCGACGAAGTGTTCCTGACCGGGACCGCGGCGGAGATGATCGCCGTGCGCGAGGTGCTGGAGCACGAGGGCGAGACCCGCGTGACGGCGACCCACCGCATCTCCGACGGCGAGGGACCGATCACGAACCGGCTTCGTACGCGGTTCCGGCAGATCGTGACGAGTGACAACATCCCGGAAGACTGA